The proteins below come from a single Cryptococcus gattii WM276 chromosome D, complete sequence genomic window:
- a CDS encoding Meiotic recombination-related protein, putative (Similar to TIGR gene model, INSD accession AAW46603.1): MLKSISSLPAWLQPYFTWLSALTLGEIWFTIYNPPNLVNLTVALVVLSFKLPTWVMKYNLWKNERKVVEFGYPAPKEASKQWEGTVIENPNLLSHLEDESLLPPETGLSGSRREHITCYDPSTGYLLNTLPLHTDEEISLQISKANNAFFSWSRTTFSQRRHFLRNVRAWVLRDMDYIVQVACRDTGKTNVDAVFGEILTSLSKIDWLLKRGEKTLSPQKRAGNLLLAHKVSNVHYHPLGTVLALVSWNYSFHNLLSPIIAALFVGNTIVVKCSEQVAWSSMWFIGGIKECLKACSLDPEIVQLVICLPGGAEKVTRNPTFKHITFIGSETVGKKVAAAAAEIMVPTCIELGGKDPAFILPGTDLDFFASTWMRGALQAGQNCIGIELFLVHRSQYSRFLEILTPRVQALRPGHDVGSLISHAPIPKLQSLLASSISSGARLLAGGQPYTHPLYPQGAYFEPTLIADVTMDMPIAKEELFAPVMTVVPYDDVNEAVEWLNKGKFGLGGGVYGKDKKECRRVAEKLECGMVAINDFGVFYLNQAMPFGGVKASGHGRFGGEEGLRSLCSIKAITEDRFFSWIRTTIPRPVDFPLLEDGTAWQFLKGLVDLAYAPGIPGRVAGLVNLVKASM, translated from the exons ATGCTCAAATCAATCTCGTCCTTACCAGCCTGGCTGCAACCCTACTTTACCTGGCTCTCGGCACTTACCCTTGGGGAAATATGGTTTACCATCTACAATCCACCAAACCTGGTTAACCTTACCGTTGCGCTTGTCGTCCTCTCTTTCAAGCTACCTACATGGGTCATGAAGTATAACTTGTGGAAAAATGAGAGAAAAGTTGTTGAATTTGGGTATCCTGCGCCTAAA GAGGCGAGCAAGCAGTGGGAGGGCACAGTGATTGAGAACCCCAACTTGCTTTCTCatttggaagatgaaagcCTCTTACCCCCTGAAACTGGTCTTTCAGGGAGTAGACGGGAACACATTACTTGCTATGACCCCTCTACTGGA TACCTTCTGAACACTCTCCCTCTCCACACTGATGAAGAAATATCTCTCCAGATATCCAAAGCTAACAatgccttcttctcttggTCCCGAACGACCTTTTCTCAACGTCGTCATTTCCTGCGCAATGTTCGCGCATGGGTGCTACGCGATATGGACTATATCGTTCAAGTTGCATGCAGGGATACTGGCAAGACCAATGTAGACGCTGTCTTTGGAGAGATTCTAACCTCTCTCAGTAAAATTGACTGGCTGCTCAAACGCGGCGAGAAAACTCTCAGCCCTCAAAAGAGAGCTGGTAACTTGCTCTTAGCCCACAAAGTCTCCAACGTTCACTACCATCCTCTCGGTACTGTCCTTGCACTCGTATCCTGGAATTACTCTTTTCACAACTTGCTTTCCCCTATCATTGCTGCCCTCTTCGTTGGCAACACTATCGTAGTCAAATGTTCGGAGCAAGTCGCGTGGAGCTCAATGTGGTTCATTGGTGGAATCAAGGAATGTTTAAAGGCCTGTAGTTTAGATCCTGAGATTGTACAGCTGGTCATTTGCTTGCCTGGAGGCGCTGAGAAGGTGACTAGAAACCCGACGTTCAAGCATATTACTT TTATTGGTAGCGAAACGGTCGGCAAAAAG GTcgccgctgctgctgctgagaTCATGGTTCCTACCTGTATTGAGCTTGGAGGAAAGGACCCTGCATTTATCTTGCCGGGCACTGACCTTGATTTCTTCGCCAGTACTTGGATGCGTGGGGCTTT ACAGGCCGGACAAAATTGCATCGGTATCGAACTCTTCCTCGTGCACCGTTCCCAATATTCTCGCTTCCTGGAAATATTAACCCCGCGCGTTCAAGCTCTTCGACCAGGACACGACGTCGGGTCCCTTATCTCCCATGCCCCCATCCCTAAGcttcaatctcttctcgcctcctccatctcctctgGCGCCAGGCTTCTCGCCGGTGGACAACCCTACACTCATCCTCTTTACCCCCAGGGCGCCTACTTTGAACCTACATTAATCGCTGATGTGACGATGGATATGCCTATTGCGAAGGAAGAGTTGTTTGCTCCGGTGATGACGGTGGTCCCTTATGATGACGTAAATGAGGCCGTAGAATGGTTGAATAAGGGGAAGTTTGGATTGGGCGGGGGTGTGTATGgcaaggacaagaaggaATGCAGGAGAGTGGCGGAGAAGTTGGAATGTGGAATGGTTGCTATAAATGA CTTT GGCGTTTTCTACCTCAATCAGGCAATGCCTTTCGGAGGTGTGAAAGCTAGTGGTCACGGTCGTTTTG GcggtgaagaaggattaCGATCACTGTGTTCCATCAAGGCGATTACTGAAGACCGATTCTTCTCTTGGATTAGGACAACCATACCACGGCCTGTCG ATTTCCCATTGTTGGAAGATGGGACCGCTTGGCAGTTCTTGAAGGGTTTAGTAGACCTTGCCTACGCTCCTGGTATTCCTGGAAGGGTGGCAGGGTTGGTGAATCTTGTCAAGGCGAGCATGTAG
- a CDS encoding Hypothetical protein (Similar to SGTC gene model, INSD accession EAL18835.1; CNBI0960) — MDAKSLLRAKKAEARINHPYVAYNASGVLRCSICAVPVKQWDAHLLTKQHRTSVAREKAEREKSERAKRSRPETEVESGSSSKRPKIAQQPQLASREGSSEEDDVPSGLPVGFFSANNRTVPEPKTEALSSPSIAPGAATAAKTGDAELDDFLASLADDSPAPDTSAPAAPPTAISQAQANGGAKRKTTYKQDIIPGQASYEAAPVRIIQTGEEEQEEQKKEPEENEAEKRERLQREEREDIMARLEEEERAQEDADSRVMALKQRMEMLRKKREARSGVKGKGAAKDASQNA; from the exons ATGGACGCGAAATCCCTTCTGCGAGCAAAGAAAGCCGAAGCAAGAATAAACCATCCTTATGTCGCCTATAATGCGTCTGGTGTACTTCGTTGCTCCATCTGTGCCGTCCCAG TGAAACAATGGGATGCTCACCTTCTCACAAAACAACATCGCACTTCTGTCGCCCGTGAAAAGGcagaaagggaaaaaagcGAACGAGCAAAACGTTCTCGCCCTGAAACTGAAGTTGAATCGGGGTCATCTTCTAAACGTCCCAAAATTGCCCAACAACCACAGCTTGCTAGTAGAGAAGGTTCATCTGAAGAGGACGATGTGCCGTCGGGTTTACCAGTCGGATTCTTCTCGGCGAACAACCGCACAGTACCTGAACCGAAAACTGAAgctctctcttctccttcaatAGCACCTGgagcagcaacagcagctAAGACGGGGGATGCAGAACTGGACGACTTTTTAGCTTCACTCGCCGACGATTCTCCAGCACCAGACACATCAGCACCAGCCGCTCCACCTACAGCCATCTCGCAAGCACAAGCTAATGGCGGCGCGAAGCGAAAAACGACGTATAAGCAAGATATCATACCCGGCCAGGCGAGTTATGAAGCTGCGCCTGTAAGGATTATACAGACGggtgaagaggagcaagaagaacagaagaaagaacctgaagagaatgaagctgagaagagggagagattgcaaagagaagaaagagaggatATCATGGCGAGATtagaagaggaagagagagcACA AGAAGACGCAGACTCGAGAGTAATGGCATTGAAGCAAAGGATGGAGATGCtgagaaagaaaagagaagcTAGGAGCGGTGtaaagggaaaaggagcAGCGAAGGATGCTTCTCAAAATGCTTAA
- a CDS encoding Succinyl-CoA:3-ketoacid-coenzyme A transferase, putative (Similar to TIGR gene model, INSD accession AAW46602.1): protein MIRTAVPTARALSRSKVLLRVATLARPGAISASRYINTEPVKGAPSDLKSVPSQGTHGRSRITPSEKSKVWPDAKTAIRDIKNGDTVLSAGFGLCGTAETIIKAMRESDLKDLTVVSNNAGNAGTYGLSPLITSKQIKKMILSYLGTNKGLQDAYLSGEIEVELCPQGTIAERLRSAGAGMPGFFTRTGAGTDVETGGIPQKWSKPDADGKQTIAISGVKKDTKVFDGKKYLFEPAIHGDVAIFRAWKVDKAGNCVFRYTTRTFGPLVARAAKLSIVEAENIVEIGELDPMEIDLPGIFVDRVVPATEDKEIEIFTTREENENVSPGSGEETSVKKGAGQAQRETIAQRASKELYDGAYVNLGVGIPVLAANYLPDGMKVWVQSENGILGMGPYPTKEEVDADIINAGKETVTLVPGASVFDSSESFGMIRGGHVDVSILGAMEVSANGDLANYMIPGKLIKGMGGAMDLVSNPDETKIVVVTTHTDKHGRPKIVESCKLPLTGVAVVSRIITDLAVFDVDRTGKNGGGLELIEIAEGTTLEEVKEKTGATFRVREPLGRF from the exons ATGATCAGAACAGCCGTTCCCACCGCCCGTGCCCTTAGCCGCTCAAAAGTCCTCCTTCGAGTTGCCACTCTTGCCCGACCTGGTGCCATCTCTGCCTCTCGATATATCAACACTGAGCCCGTCAAGGGTGCTCCGTCAGATCTCAAATCTGTCCCCTCACAAGGTACTCATGGCCGATCTCGTATCACTCCCAGCGAAAAGTCCAAGGTCTGGCCGGACGCAAAGACTGCTATTAGGGATATTAAGAACGGCGACACCGTCTTGTCCGCTGGTTTTGGTCTCTGTGGTACCGCCGAAACTATCATCAAGGCTATGAGGGAGAGTGACTTGAAGGACTTGACTGTCGTCTCTAACAACGCTGGTAACGCTGGTACCTACGGTCTCT CTCCTCTCATCACTTCTAAACAGATCAAGAAAATGATCCTGTCCTATCTCGGTACCAACAAGGGTCTCCAAGATGCGTACCTTTCCGGTGAAATCGAGGTTGAGCTTTGTCCCCAGGGTACCATTGCCGAGCGTCTCAGATCTGCCGGTGCTGGTATGCCGGGTTTCTTCACCAGGACAGGTGCCGGTACAGATGTTGAGACTGGTGGTATCCCGCAAAAATGGTCCAAGCCTGATGCCGATGGCAAGCAAACTATCGCTATCTCTGGTGTGAAGAAGGACACTAAAGTATTTGACGGCAAGAAGTACCTCTTCGAGCCTGCCATCCACGGCGACGTCGCCATTTTCCGAGCTTGGAAGGTTGACAAGGCCGGTAACTGTGTCTTTAG GTACACTACCCGAACTTTTGGTCCTCTTGTCGCCCGAGCAGCCAAGCTCTCCATTGTCGAAGCCGAGAACATCGTCGAAATCGGTGAGCTCGACCCCATGGAGATCGACCTCCCCGGTATCTTTGTCGACCGAGTCGTTCCCGCTACGGAGGACAAGGAAATCGAAATTTTCACCACCCGAGAGGAGAACGAGAATGTCTCCCCCGGTTCCGGCGAGGAGACATCTGTCAAGAAGGGCGCTGGGCAGGCTCAGCGTGAAACGATTGCACAGCGAGCCAGCAAGGAACTTTACGATGGTGCCTATGTCAATTTGGGTGTCGGCATCCCCGTCTTGGCTGCCAACTACTTGCCTGATGGCATGAAGGTCTGGGTCCAGAGTGAGAACGGTATTTTGGGTATGGGTCCTTATCCCACTAAGGAGGAAGTTGATGC TGACATTATCAACGCCGGTAAGGAAACCGTCACTCTCGTTCCTGGTGCTTCCGTCTTCGACTCCTCCGAATCCTTCGGTATGATCCGAGGTGGTCATGTTGATGTCTCCATTCTCGGTGCCATGGAAGTTTCTGCCAACGGTGACCTGGCCAACTACATGATTCCAGGCAAGCTCATTAAAGGTATGGGTGGCGCCATGGACCTTGTCTCCAATCCTGACGAGACCAAGATCGTCGTCGTCACTACACATACCGACAAGCACGGCCGACCTAAGATTGTCGAGTCCTGCAAACTTCCCTTGACTGGTGTGGCTGTCGTTAGCAGGATTATTACCGACCTCGCTGTCTTTGACGTTGACAGGACTGGCAAGAACGGTGGTGGCCTCGAGTTGATTGAAATCGCTGAGGGTACTACTCTTGAAGAGGTCAAGGAGAAGACTGGCGCTACCTTCAGAGTTAGGGAGCCTCTTGGCAGGTTCTAA
- a CDS encoding Hypothetical protein (Similar to TIGR gene model, INSD accession AAW46601.1; CNL05850): MQLSATNNDASEKITSDDIDGFQVVTQVVTEKSATPATETDTLSSETRRSDKDGTPDTIIESVMKLRISSPEFKDNHGRGCPHRRDFHCHHKHFYGPRGFMGPPPGFMPFGFDRLVPPEFAVGRGFSKHYKHGKHGNKFAKGISGAGHKHRHHRAYSPPFFEEFKTDSGPECHKKRMKAFFGPHGHHGVHHDRRHHKHASDDEVAAHEPTEKQLTSESNSASLSASDFETDSAATICGDEEKCARLWASHGFRIPGDRGFGGRGLGMAHHRGMKGLGHGKRRYMGPMGMDMGAIPDRGFDNEYTPHSPPFVPESEMSKGMRGRHFPRNFGRSGGRGGKHGCSFDPMGGMGPNAFFGQDEYPKHMPMHDRYHGSPPPPPEFMPNEQGSSAPLRPHPTAFLRHPASFRPHPNHFGRYHAHHGRRGFGGRFAEFGYETSGASPAPTAATT, encoded by the exons ATGCAGCTGTCCGCCACCAACAACGACGCCAGCGAGAAGATCACCTCTGATGACATCGACGGCTTCCAAGTCGTCACTCAAGTGGTCACTGAGAAGTCTGCTACTCCCGCCACCGAGACTGACACCTTATCATCTGAGACCCGAAGGTCAGACAAGGATGGTACTCCCGATACCATTA TTGAAAGTGTTATGAAGCTCCGAATTAGCTCTCCTGAGTTCAAGGACAATCACGGCCGGGGTTGTCCTCACCGCCGTGACTTCCATTGCCACCATAAACACTTCTACGGCCCTCGTGGCTTCATGGGTCCTCCTCCTGGCTTTATGCCTTTCGGCTTCGACAGGCTTGTCCCTCCCGAGTTTGCCGTTGGGCGTGGCTTTAGCAAGCATTACAAGCATGGCAAACATGGTAATAAGTTTGCCAAGGGCATCAGTGGCGCTGGTCACAAGCACCGACACCATCGTGCCTACTCTCCACCTTTCTTTGAGGAGTTCAAAACCGACTCTGGTCCCGAGTGCCATAAGAAGCGTATGAAGGCCTTCTTTGGACCTCATGGCCACCATGGTGTCCACCATGATCGCCGACACCACAAGCACGCCTCTGACGACGAGGTTGCTGCCCACGAACCTACCGAGAAGCAGCTTACTTCCGAGTCCAACTCTGCTTCCCTCTCTGCCTCTGACTTCGAGACGGATTCTGCTGCTACCATCTGTGGTGACGAAGAGAAATGCGCCAGACTTTGGGCCTCGCACGGCTTCCGTATACCCGGCGATCGCGGGTTTGGTGGCCGAGGCCTCGGTATGGCACACCACAGGGGCATGAAGGGGTTGGGCCACGGAAAGAGGCGATATATGGGTCCTATGGGTATGGATATGGGGGCTATTCCTGATAGGGGCTTCGATAACGAGTACACTCCTCACTCCCCTCCTTTTGTTCCAGAGTCTGAAATGAGTAAGGGCATGCGCGGGCGTCATTTTCCTCGAAACTTTGGTCGGAGTGGCGGTAGAGGCGGCAAGCACGGCTGTTCTTTCGATCCTATGGGCGGGATGGGTCCCAATGCCTTTTTCGGTCAAGATGAATACCCAAAACACATGCCCATGCACGACCGATACCACGGCAgtccccctccccctccgGAGTTCATGCCCAACGAGCAAGGCTCGAGCGCTCCTTTGCGTCCTCATCCGACTGCCTTCCTTCGTCATCCCGCTTCTTTCCGTCCTCACCCCAACCACTTTGGTCGATACCATGCCCACCACGGCCGACGAGGATTTGGCGGTCGTTTCGCCGAGTTTGGGTATGAGACGAGTGGTGCCTCTCCTGCTCCTACAGCCGCTACTACGTAA
- a CDS encoding Hypothetical protein (Similar to TIGR gene model, INSD accession AAW46600.1; CNL05840), with protein MQSPLKGTGRPGIITSFDETRAIKRRRGRNVDVIGAMPTPRPHQFSTPETVRRPSKSKVSQDEPTLSSQLPTPQTQRHRRHASPKSDGVFPPSPSGQTTFYLTTNHPTSRSEISRRRPGLMFAQQMGLISSNVSRGIGVGMGGHRIGQQKVDIAKATIHEDNPFLVSKADEQTLDVPMELAPPGAITTHRTGDPSSDTEDDAGPLCFSPHLKRSPPLTQSSSSTRPSLVSAASGLLSPPPTKPAPRIADPNSKTVLTRAEHAAKIASRRKAEKCLQMLDIEHNPFLVKPGEPSTRRAGPIIDEDQPTVTYLFRGAKRVFANPLWNSKEPFPRADLPPEDDDFEPHPLPKPKLLWPEGPSLSKRINVEKAARSSTPSPSRNAGFSPELLPLATPTIHRRFGGTSLSTDSPNPLGVGQGAFTDDENDLNDQDAEGESDFEPEEEQEELPVRRGLLFGGAGMKRDRPASPGGARTVKKMKGAERL; from the exons ATGCAATCTCCCTTGAAGGGCACCGGCAGGCCCGGTATCATCACCAGCTTCGACGAGACCAGGGCCATTAAGAGAAGGCGAGGAAGGAATGTGGATGTTATTGGGGC TATGCCAACACCACGCCCCCATCAATTTTCCACTCCTGAGACTGTGCGCCGGCCGTCAAAGTCGAAAGTTTCTCAAGATGAGCCAACCCTGTCGTCTCAACTACCAACTCCTCAAACTCAGCGACACCGCCGACATGCTTCACCAAAAAGCGATGGTGTATTTCCCCCTTCACCATCGGGTCAGACGACATTCTACCTCACTACCAATCACCCAACATCTCGCTCGGAAATCTCACGTCGTCGTCCAGGGTTGATGTTTGCCCAACAAATGGGCCTAATTTCATCGAATGTCTCGAGAGGTATAGGTGTGGGAATGGGTGGACATAGGATAGGGCAGCAGAAGGTGGATATCGCCAAAGCAACTATCCACGAGGACAACCCGTTTCTCGTGTCAAAGGCGGATGAACAAACGCTGGATGTTCCAATGGAATTGGCTCCTCCCGGTGCGATAACGACCCATCGAACAGGGGACCCGAGCTCTGATACAGAAGACGACGCCGGACCCCTTTGCTTCTCTCCCCATCTGAAACGAtctccccctctcacccaatcttcatcatctACCCGACCTTCTCTTGTTTCTGCTGCCAGCGGTCTCCTTTCTCCACCACCTACCAAACCCGCACCACGCATAGCAGATCCCAACTCTAAAACTGTCCTCACCCGTGCAGAGCATGCCGCCAAAATAGCCTCCCGCCGCAAAGCAGAAAAGTGTCTTCAAATGCTCGATATCGAACACAACCCCTTCCTCGTTAAGCCGGGTGAACCATCAACCCGCCGTGCGGGACCTATCATCGATGAAGACCAGCCCACCGTGACATACCTTTTCCGAGGTGCTAAACGCGTGTTTGCTAACCCGCTCTGGAATTCGAAGGAACCTTTTCCAAGAGCAGACTTGCCGCCTGAGGACGATGATTTCGAGCCTCATCCTCTGCCAAAACCAAAACTCCTCTGGCCAGAAGGCCCATCTCTCTCCAAAAGAATTAATGTCGAAAAGGCCGCCCGATCCAGCACTCCCTCGCCTTCTCGCAATGCTGGTTTCTCACCGGAATTATTACCCCTAGCAACGCCTACCATACATCGTCGCTTTGGCGGTACTTCTCTTTCAACAGATAGCCCCAATCCTCTGGGTGTAGGGCAGGGCGCATTTACAGACGATGAGAATGACCTGAACGATCAGGATGCGGAGGGAGAATCTGATTTTGAGcctgaagaagagcaggaAGAATTGCCTGTGCGCAGAGGATTATTATTTGGCGGTGCAGGGATGAAGCGGGATAGACCAGCGTCTCCTGGAGGAGCTAGGACGGTGAAAAAGATGAAGGGAGCTGAGAGACTGTGA